In Mixta intestinalis, the following are encoded in one genomic region:
- a CDS encoding glycyl-radical enzyme activating protein gives MNRVDYETEGVLFNIQRYSLHDGPGIRTIPFFKGCPLSCRWCSNPESQHPQPELIYKKNDCIQCGKCIDVCKQNALSPANPFFIDRERCNQCGDCTQVCPTQALEMKGKRMTVAEVMRELQKEENLFRRSGGGVTLSGGEPLAQPVFARELLKACKVKGWHTAIETTGFTTKEVVEDVFPWIDLALTDIKAINPAIHQQNTGVNNHRILENLIRISFITKVIVRIPVIPGVNDNPDEIRSIGEFARLMSGVDTIHLLPYHTFGENKYTLLGRIYPMGDARSHTENKINELKSVVESMGFRCHIGG, from the coding sequence ATGAACAGAGTCGACTATGAAACGGAAGGCGTATTATTCAATATACAACGCTATTCCCTGCACGATGGCCCCGGCATTCGTACTATTCCTTTTTTCAAAGGCTGCCCGCTTTCCTGTCGCTGGTGCAGTAACCCGGAATCGCAGCATCCGCAGCCGGAACTAATCTATAAAAAGAACGATTGTATCCAGTGCGGTAAATGTATCGACGTCTGCAAACAGAATGCGCTCTCTCCGGCGAATCCGTTTTTCATCGATCGTGAACGCTGCAACCAGTGCGGCGACTGTACCCAGGTTTGCCCGACACAGGCGCTGGAGATGAAAGGCAAACGTATGACGGTTGCCGAGGTGATGCGCGAACTGCAAAAAGAGGAAAACCTGTTTCGTCGTTCAGGCGGCGGCGTGACGCTTTCCGGCGGTGAACCGCTGGCGCAGCCGGTTTTTGCCCGCGAACTGTTAAAAGCCTGCAAGGTAAAAGGGTGGCACACGGCCATTGAAACCACCGGCTTCACCACAAAAGAAGTGGTGGAAGATGTCTTTCCGTGGATAGACCTGGCGCTGACCGATATTAAAGCGATTAATCCTGCTATCCACCAACAAAATACCGGTGTAAACAACCACCGTATTCTGGAAAACCTTATCCGTATTTCTTTTATTACTAAAGTGATCGTGCGTATTCCGGTTATTCCTGGCGTTAATGATAACCCGGATGAAATTCGCAGCATCGGTGAATTTGCCCGGTTAATGTCCGGTGTGGATACCATTCATCTGTTGCCTTATCACACCTTCGGCGAAAATAAATATACGCTCTTGGGAAGAATATATCCGATGGGCGATGCCCGTTCTCATACGGAAAATAAAATCAACGAACTGAAAAGTGTTGTAGAGTCAATGGGCTTCCGCTGTCATATCGGCGGCTAA
- a CDS encoding permease, translating into MNGYDLLIAFGGGIFGAAIGALAAFEFVGLLVIAMTVAQIVSGAPSGFIDFPFGMFGPHTGGFAAGIAATAWAAKTGKLSSGRAISAGLCGLGAWDVLLVGGIFGALGYVIAWLLNQIPGLPSGSAWTDTVALTVVISGIIARLAFGKTGLLGKPAAGVRRFTPPSDMCWVPYQSRFSQLIMLGLGIGLMAGYLGLTFGGNGALLAFGISAFSLIFLHFNTQVPVSHHIALPAALAAVASHSLLWAALVGIVCALIGEWVSRLFLVHGDTHIDPPALTIALMTSVINVSAMVGVFALVPLL; encoded by the coding sequence ATGAATGGTTATGATCTTTTGATCGCCTTTGGGGGCGGCATATTTGGTGCTGCCATAGGCGCGCTTGCCGCATTTGAATTTGTTGGGTTACTGGTTATTGCAATGACCGTTGCGCAGATCGTCAGTGGTGCGCCATCAGGATTTATCGATTTTCCTTTCGGCATGTTTGGCCCCCATACGGGCGGTTTTGCTGCCGGGATTGCCGCAACCGCGTGGGCGGCTAAAACGGGCAAGCTTTCTTCCGGCCGGGCAATTAGCGCCGGGCTGTGCGGCCTGGGCGCGTGGGACGTGTTGCTGGTGGGCGGCATCTTCGGGGCGTTAGGCTATGTTATTGCCTGGCTGCTAAACCAGATTCCGGGGCTGCCTTCAGGAAGCGCCTGGACAGATACCGTGGCCTTAACGGTAGTTATCTCCGGCATTATTGCGCGTCTGGCCTTCGGTAAAACGGGCTTACTGGGCAAACCGGCGGCAGGCGTGCGTCGTTTTACTCCACCGTCAGACATGTGCTGGGTGCCTTATCAAAGCCGCTTTTCTCAGCTGATAATGCTGGGGCTGGGTATTGGGTTAATGGCTGGCTATCTTGGTCTTACTTTCGGCGGTAACGGGGCGCTGCTGGCGTTTGGTATCTCTGCTTTTTCGCTGATTTTCCTCCATTTTAATACCCAGGTTCCCGTTTCCCATCATATTGCGTTACCGGCGGCACTGGCGGCTGTCGCATCGCACAGTTTACTCTGGGCGGCGCTGGTGGGAATCGTTTGTGCCTTAATCGGCGAGTGGGTGTCACGTCTGTTTCTGGTTCATGGCGATACGCATATCGATCCTCCAGCGTTAACTATCGCTCTGATGACCAGCGTCATAAATGTGTCAGCGATGGTAGGCGTTTTTGCGCTGGTCCCGCTGTTGTAA
- a CDS encoding BMC domain-containing protein, with product MSGQSLGLIEAVGLTVAMEAADAAMKSANVELIGYELSKGGGLVTLKFAGEVGAMNAAVAAGVAAASKIGSIYAWKVIARTASGIDKLIASKENCGVTQPEPVASVPEAAPDDEQTAPVIPVVNIDPAPASTSCADIAASTLSAPAEVAAPVETPAIAAASPQIAEDKVKPAKQTTPDGRKPLRVKAKGARK from the coding sequence ATGTCGGGGCAGAGTTTAGGTTTGATTGAAGCCGTTGGCTTAACGGTGGCGATGGAAGCCGCCGACGCCGCAATGAAATCCGCTAATGTGGAGCTGATCGGCTATGAGCTGAGCAAAGGCGGCGGTTTGGTAACGCTTAAATTCGCTGGTGAAGTTGGCGCGATGAATGCTGCCGTTGCGGCAGGCGTTGCCGCAGCCAGCAAAATAGGCAGTATTTATGCGTGGAAAGTGATTGCGCGTACCGCGTCCGGTATCGATAAGCTAATCGCATCAAAAGAGAACTGTGGTGTTACCCAACCGGAACCTGTCGCATCTGTACCTGAAGCCGCACCGGACGATGAACAAACTGCGCCGGTGATTCCGGTAGTCAATATCGATCCTGCGCCCGCTTCAACCAGCTGTGCGGATATTGCGGCCAGCACGCTTTCTGCGCCAGCTGAAGTTGCGGCACCTGTTGAGACGCCGGCAATTGCAGCTGCGTCACCACAGATCGCAGAGGATAAGGTAAAACCAGCAAAGCAAACCACTCCCGACGGCCGCAAGCCTTTACGCGTTAAGGCAAAGGGCGCGCGTAAATAG
- the metK gene encoding methionine adenosyltransferase yields MADRIADAIVDAYLLQDPWASVNCECLVKTGAVILAGELSSCASVDIDRVVRTTIAAIGYNRSTKGFDAATCAIINLLNREPAAHTRNATSLISGDQSIVSGYACNETPQLMPASLWYSHRLMERYTTLYKTQRLKQLLPDGKCQVTLRYQNGKVIEVNAIAICARHRPGLALPALREAMTEELIKPVIPARWLTSATRLLINPAGALINGGPAVNCGATGRKTSVDTYGGVICHGGGVLCGKDPAQVERAGAYAARYIAKNIVAAGLAKRCAVQLAWASGLTHPLSLSINTFGTARLAPEHLTRLVTQHFDLSIHGIIDQLDLLVPRYRQTACYGHFGRESFPWELTDKAAQLRDDAACQNAARSHAHLIKF; encoded by the coding sequence ATGGCAGATCGCATTGCTGACGCCATTGTTGATGCTTATCTGTTGCAGGATCCCTGGGCCAGCGTCAACTGTGAATGTTTAGTCAAGACCGGTGCAGTTATTCTTGCCGGAGAGCTCTCCTCATGTGCAAGCGTTGATATCGATCGGGTCGTTCGTACCACAATTGCCGCTATTGGCTACAACCGCTCAACGAAAGGTTTTGATGCTGCTACCTGCGCCATTATTAACCTGCTCAACAGAGAGCCTGCCGCCCATACGCGCAATGCAACATCGCTGATATCTGGCGATCAGAGCATCGTATCTGGCTATGCCTGCAATGAGACACCGCAGCTTATGCCCGCCTCCCTGTGGTACTCGCACCGCTTAATGGAGCGCTATACCACACTGTATAAAACGCAGCGGCTGAAGCAGCTGCTGCCGGATGGCAAATGTCAGGTCACGCTGCGCTATCAGAACGGCAAGGTGATTGAGGTCAATGCCATCGCTATCTGCGCACGACATCGTCCCGGTCTGGCTTTGCCCGCACTGCGCGAGGCGATGACAGAAGAACTGATTAAGCCAGTGATACCGGCGCGCTGGCTAACCTCAGCAACGCGTCTGTTAATCAACCCCGCCGGGGCGCTGATTAACGGCGGGCCTGCCGTTAACTGTGGGGCGACAGGGCGCAAAACCAGCGTGGATACCTATGGCGGCGTAATTTGCCATGGCGGAGGCGTGCTCTGTGGTAAAGACCCGGCCCAGGTTGAGCGAGCCGGAGCCTATGCTGCGCGCTATATCGCCAAAAATATTGTCGCTGCGGGGTTGGCAAAGCGCTGTGCCGTGCAGCTGGCCTGGGCCAGCGGCCTTACCCATCCGTTATCGCTGAGTATTAATACTTTCGGCACCGCTCGCCTTGCGCCGGAACATCTGACGCGGCTGGTCACCCAACATTTTGATCTGAGCATTCACGGCATCATCGACCAGCTTGATTTGCTGGTGCCGCGCTATCGCCAGACGGCGTGCTACGGTCATTTTGGCCGCGAGTCATTTCCATGGGAGCTTACCGATAAAGCGGCACAGCTGCGTGACGATGCGGCTTGCCAGAACGCTGCACGCTCCCATGCACACCTCATTAAATTTTAA
- a CDS encoding response regulator transcription factor, protein MYNIVIVEDEYIELESLKRIVSQCVENAVIHEATTGRKAIQLIEQLSQIDMMFVDINIPLPNGNQVIEYLKQKNQDTRVIVTTANDDFEIVRNMLSLKVEDYLLKPVKQSVLRETIGKALQVDEAAAAAARQLRQQVNDLINRCDLPGWHDFLFAILDAACAEREFGHDRSKTVIDVLELTQQHLASLGDKYADCRTKITAVVQHIRQQELNSANYWQVMSWLLTVSETIFDAAFKNASAGMDFVARAQFHIEKNIISNLTLDDIAAKSFVSPCYLSRAFKKTTGIGFSSYITHRKINMAKSLLQFSELKVNTIALELSWHDANYFCRIFKKETGIAPSDYRRIVSVEAC, encoded by the coding sequence ATGTATAATATTGTGATTGTTGAAGATGAATATATTGAGCTGGAGTCCCTGAAGCGCATTGTATCGCAATGCGTAGAGAACGCAGTTATTCATGAGGCCACTACCGGGAGAAAAGCTATTCAGCTGATTGAGCAGCTCAGCCAGATCGATATGATGTTTGTAGATATTAATATTCCGCTGCCCAACGGCAACCAGGTTATTGAATATCTGAAGCAGAAAAACCAGGATACCAGAGTTATTGTCACCACGGCGAACGATGATTTTGAGATAGTACGCAATATGCTAAGCCTGAAGGTAGAGGATTATCTGCTGAAACCGGTAAAGCAGAGCGTTTTGCGTGAGACAATCGGCAAGGCACTTCAGGTGGATGAAGCCGCCGCCGCCGCTGCGCGTCAGCTACGACAGCAGGTAAACGATCTTATCAACCGTTGCGATCTTCCCGGCTGGCATGATTTCTTATTCGCGATTCTTGATGCGGCCTGTGCGGAGCGGGAGTTTGGTCACGATCGCTCGAAAACCGTCATCGACGTGCTGGAATTAACACAGCAGCACCTTGCCAGCCTGGGAGACAAATATGCCGACTGCCGGACTAAAATTACAGCGGTCGTCCAGCATATTCGCCAGCAGGAGCTGAACTCCGCGAACTACTGGCAGGTTATGTCATGGCTGTTAACGGTGAGCGAAACAATTTTCGATGCGGCGTTTAAAAACGCCAGCGCCGGAATGGATTTTGTCGCACGTGCACAGTTTCACATCGAAAAAAATATTATCAGTAACCTGACGCTTGACGATATTGCGGCCAAATCGTTTGTCAGCCCCTGCTATTTAAGCCGGGCCTTTAAGAAAACTACCGGCATCGGTTTTTCAAGCTATATCACCCATCGCAAAATTAACATGGCAAAATCACTTTTACAATTCAGTGAGTTAAAGGTGAATACTATTGCGCTGGAGCTTTCCTGGCACGATGCCAACTATTTCTGCCGGATTTTCAAAAAAGAGACCGGTATTGCCCCTTCCGACTATCGCAGAATTGTCTCGGTAGAAGCCTGTTAA
- a CDS encoding sensor histidine kinase: MNNKYKLHEFLDVNRLQTLQDNFSKSMMIALVIVDREGVPVTRPSGFSDFCARSRMNQTLAQHCYDSDRAGGEAAMRAGKPVVYRCYCGFVEFAVPIMINNHYLGAFISGQVKVEEEKEQSIPFILKDNLLYQESPWLTDLHAQTRPMPYERFESTADTLLHVASYLVEQAHANNIQRELRQKDLELNNELHKRVEIERSLHEAEFKALSYQINPHFLFNVLNTIGRLAFLEDASRTETMVHDFSDMMRYLLRKNNNGLITLGQEMNYVNCYMSIQKVRMNDRFEYQCDIPSKYNDVVCPFLTLQPLVENFFNYVVEPREMKSHILIRATDDGKDVIIEITDNGDGISPEAIEHILSGKQNRQKGGIGIINIKKRLQLLFGESYGLQISSPYKPMLGTTIKLRFPMVLA, from the coding sequence ATGAACAATAAATATAAGCTACATGAGTTTCTTGATGTTAATCGCCTACAAACGCTTCAGGATAACTTCAGTAAATCGATGATGATCGCGCTGGTGATTGTCGATCGGGAAGGCGTGCCGGTGACGCGTCCCAGCGGCTTCTCAGATTTCTGCGCACGCTCCAGAATGAACCAAACTTTGGCCCAGCACTGCTACGATAGCGATCGTGCGGGCGGCGAAGCCGCTATGCGCGCCGGAAAACCGGTGGTTTATCGCTGCTATTGCGGCTTTGTAGAATTTGCCGTTCCCATAATGATTAACAATCATTATCTTGGCGCTTTTATTTCCGGTCAGGTGAAGGTAGAAGAGGAAAAAGAGCAAAGTATCCCTTTTATTTTAAAGGACAATCTTCTTTATCAGGAGAGTCCCTGGCTCACCGATTTACATGCTCAGACACGTCCGATGCCCTACGAGCGCTTTGAGTCAACCGCAGATACGTTGCTCCATGTCGCTTCCTATCTGGTCGAACAGGCACATGCCAATAACATTCAGCGTGAGCTACGACAAAAAGATCTGGAATTGAATAATGAGCTACATAAGCGCGTTGAGATTGAGCGCTCGCTGCATGAGGCTGAATTCAAAGCGCTTTCTTATCAGATCAATCCACACTTTTTGTTTAATGTGTTAAATACCATTGGTCGGTTGGCCTTCCTGGAAGACGCAAGCCGTACAGAAACGATGGTGCACGACTTTTCAGATATGATGCGCTATCTGTTGCGCAAAAATAATAATGGCCTGATTACGCTTGGGCAGGAGATGAATTATGTCAACTGTTATATGTCTATTCAAAAGGTCAGGATGAACGATCGCTTTGAATACCAATGTGATATTCCATCCAAATATAACGATGTTGTCTGCCCTTTTCTGACTTTACAACCTCTGGTAGAAAACTTTTTTAACTATGTTGTCGAGCCGCGAGAAATGAAAAGCCATATTCTTATTCGGGCTACCGATGATGGGAAAGATGTCATCATAGAGATTACCGATAACGGCGATGGTATCTCCCCGGAAGCAATAGAACATATTCTGTCAGGGAAACAGAATCGACAAAAAGGCGGAATTGGTATTATTAATATTAAAAAACGCCTGCAATTATTATTTGGTGAAAGCTATGGCTTACAGATTAGCAGCCCCTATAAACCCATGCTTGGTACTACCATAAAATTACGGTTCCCTATGGTGTTAGCCTGA
- a CDS encoding type VI secretion system Vgr family protein, with the protein MIDRITIQLSVAGLRFWKLSGNEALSKPFSFTVSLLATDARIDRAGLLGQPLTVILPTRSLLPRYLNGKITRVAVNATELSGVRYAEYRLTLEPDIWPMQRDRNLRIFQKQNVPQIIKTLLSEYQVEVEDKLCGKYRDWEYCVQYQESSFNFISRLMELEGIGYHFRHERERHVMVLTDDASAYQPLTGYEVIRYLPTATGGSTDEDGISQWAPEDSVTPGLYSLDDYDFRKPHAWMFQARQNPSSPTPGSIDVYDWPGRFIEHSHAEFYAQIRQQRWQVEHHQTAATSPSRGIAPGHTFTLTHAPFFNDNGEYLITSAKYDFQENRYASGDEGSHCLTEFTVIPADVTWRPPQTTRWPRTYGPQTARVVGPKGESIWTDRYGRVKVQFHWDREAKGDETSSCWIRVSSAWAGQGFGGVQIPRVGDEVVIDFINGDPDRPIITGRVYNEASMPPWTLPAAATQMGFLSRTKDGTPANANALRFEDKAGSEQLWLQAERNMDTNVKQDETHTVGKNLTKTIGANITKSVGADETINVKKNRRTHIHINNDLAVKEDHSTVVGGKTDLWSQGSVVIASATSIRLVCNGAAIELDNAGNINMVCNNFNIYAQKEGQIATGNMLDLNMDGAKAGTGTAPEPGEISAKVAGEFPPKPDEPDESKKSNKADKPGNANKSTKPDK; encoded by the coding sequence ATGATCGATCGTATTACCATACAGCTTTCTGTAGCGGGGCTGCGTTTCTGGAAACTCAGCGGAAATGAAGCGCTCAGCAAACCGTTTTCTTTTACCGTCAGCCTGCTGGCTACCGATGCCCGCATCGATCGTGCCGGTCTGCTGGGTCAGCCGCTAACCGTTATTCTGCCGACCCGCAGCCTGCTTCCTCGCTACCTTAACGGGAAAATTACGCGGGTGGCGGTAAATGCCACGGAGCTTTCCGGTGTGCGCTATGCGGAATATCGTTTGACGCTGGAACCGGATATCTGGCCGATGCAGCGTGATCGTAATTTGCGTATTTTTCAGAAACAAAATGTGCCGCAAATTATTAAAACGTTGCTAAGCGAATATCAGGTTGAAGTGGAGGATAAACTGTGCGGTAAGTATCGTGACTGGGAATATTGCGTTCAGTATCAGGAAAGTAGCTTTAACTTTATCAGTCGGCTGATGGAGCTGGAGGGCATCGGTTATCACTTCCGCCATGAGCGGGAACGTCATGTAATGGTGCTTACCGACGATGCCAGCGCTTACCAGCCGCTTACCGGTTATGAGGTTATTCGCTACCTGCCTACCGCGACCGGCGGCAGTACCGATGAAGATGGCATCAGCCAGTGGGCGCCGGAAGATAGCGTGACGCCGGGCCTTTACAGCCTTGACGACTATGATTTCCGCAAGCCCCATGCCTGGATGTTCCAGGCTCGCCAGAATCCCAGTTCACCCACGCCCGGCAGTATTGATGTTTACGACTGGCCAGGGCGATTTATTGAACACAGCCATGCCGAGTTTTATGCACAAATCCGCCAGCAGCGCTGGCAGGTAGAGCATCACCAGACCGCCGCCACAAGCCCTTCACGCGGTATCGCGCCAGGGCACACCTTTACCCTGACTCATGCACCTTTTTTTAATGACAACGGTGAATACCTGATCACCTCAGCGAAATATGACTTTCAGGAAAACCGCTACGCCAGCGGTGATGAAGGTAGTCATTGCCTGACTGAATTTACCGTAATTCCCGCTGATGTGACCTGGCGTCCGCCGCAGACGACGCGCTGGCCGAGAACCTACGGCCCGCAAACGGCGCGGGTAGTCGGCCCGAAGGGAGAAAGCATCTGGACCGACCGATATGGGCGGGTAAAAGTGCAGTTCCATTGGGATCGTGAAGCCAAAGGCGATGAAACCAGTTCGTGCTGGATCCGCGTATCCAGCGCCTGGGCAGGACAGGGATTTGGCGGCGTGCAGATTCCCCGCGTCGGAGATGAAGTGGTGATCGATTTCATCAACGGCGATCCCGATCGCCCCATCATCACCGGACGCGTCTATAACGAGGCAAGTATGCCGCCGTGGACGTTACCGGCGGCGGCGACACAGATGGGCTTTTTAAGCCGTACCAAAGATGGTACGCCCGCTAACGCCAACGCGCTGCGCTTTGAAGATAAGGCAGGCAGCGAGCAGCTATGGCTACAGGCCGAGCGCAATATGGATACCAACGTCAAGCAAGACGAAACCCATACGGTTGGTAAGAATCTCACGAAAACTATTGGTGCCAATATCACGAAAAGCGTCGGGGCAGACGAAACCATCAACGTAAAGAAAAATCGTCGTACCCACATTCATATCAATAACGATCTGGCGGTAAAAGAGGATCACAGTACCGTCGTTGGTGGTAAGACCGATCTCTGGAGTCAGGGATCGGTGGTTATCGCCTCTGCTACCAGCATCCGTCTGGTATGCAACGGAGCGGCAATTGAGCTGGACAACGCCGGCAATATCAACATGGTGTGCAATAACTTCAATATCTATGCGCAAAAAGAGGGGCAAATCGCGACCGGGAATATGCTGGATTTAAATATGGATGGCGCGAAAGCTGGCACCGGAACCGCCCCGGAGCCGGGTGAGATTAGCGCAAAGGTAGCTGGCGAGTTTCCGCCTAAGCCGGATGAACCGGATGAATCGAAAAAAAGTAATAAGGCTGATAAACCCGGAAACGCGAATAAATCCACTAAGCCTGATAAGTAA
- a CDS encoding DcrB-related protein: MNGYRFNEGYLSLPSDVEDSTMNIFRLKALQATLVISREQLAADLKPDDYFQQQMQLLRKSMKNFLPGEKRPVTLTQSPAIPCYEFSCQFQQQGKSIHQQLLMAVNDRQVLVFAFTRHSPFDAESIACWQSIKESICLTQTSPGEAV; this comes from the coding sequence ATGAACGGATATCGTTTTAACGAAGGGTACCTGAGCCTGCCGTCAGATGTTGAAGACAGCACCATGAATATTTTCCGCCTGAAAGCATTGCAGGCGACGTTGGTTATCAGCCGGGAGCAGCTGGCTGCGGATCTGAAGCCGGATGATTATTTCCAGCAGCAGATGCAGCTGTTACGCAAATCGATGAAAAATTTTCTGCCTGGAGAAAAGCGGCCGGTCACGCTAACCCAGTCGCCAGCTATTCCCTGTTATGAGTTCAGCTGCCAGTTTCAACAGCAGGGGAAAAGCATCCATCAGCAGTTACTGATGGCAGTTAACGATCGTCAGGTGTTGGTGTTTGCCTTTACCCGCCATTCCCCCTTTGATGCCGAAAGCATCGCCTGCTGGCAAAGCATCAAGGAAAGCATCTGCCTGACGCAAACGTCGCCGGGCGAGGCCGTTTAA
- a CDS encoding DUF6531 domain-containing protein: MGSDYLAAKLDDPLVHSSWFADFMGGVVKGAIYAAVGIGAAFLMGPWGFLAVIAVGFIFGEAVDALADFVGELTDKALEALGLKGPPDGIITSGSPDVRTKGKPAARAAGKIPAEVIRAELEAERANPSPQYPEALLIAVRTLERAAMLTSILLPGGGLVNALAGVLTGNQEKEPPPDPDAPKPVPSPEGPVWESVISPVVTAKHPYASPADHDTIACEKLHIFSDSKLYLAEGSKKVFINSQPACRNDDRSTCEAKIKHGQQGARVRIGGPTVTVRDIRSGKNVVAAFTGEIVGAFAAGKIASIGRMCTRSVACILGGEVGSALLGYVAGMLGEGAARIFSEATSRGYPVHIPTGAKILAGEEECDFTLDGRLPLVWQRLYNSRNAAAGALGRGWTLPHEYFLTLTPVADEPAATEVTFTDRSGRALGLGALVRGQGVHYPDEGFRLWRSLQDVYMLEDDDGLYSVFEPDPQAAGRLRLAQQLDRHGYALLYRYNHAGQLTAIHDDAYEVSLRLHWHPALNRLAEVWLLTDDGERRLAGYAYDAAGSLAAVTDADGRVTRRFEYDPAHGCMTAHHYAGGLSAHYRWRRLPVFNAQVQGEEEAWYVTQHWLEERGRALEHYEFDYCPQAYQASVTRRDRGTTHHRWDRLGQITDYTDETGRPLDL, encoded by the coding sequence ATGGGAAGTGACTACCTGGCCGCCAAACTCGACGATCCGCTGGTGCATTCCTCGTGGTTCGCCGATTTTATGGGCGGCGTGGTTAAAGGGGCGATCTACGCGGCCGTCGGGATAGGGGCCGCTTTTCTTATGGGGCCATGGGGCTTCCTGGCGGTAATCGCGGTCGGCTTTATTTTCGGCGAGGCGGTGGATGCGCTAGCCGATTTTGTTGGTGAGTTAACGGATAAAGCGTTAGAGGCGTTGGGCCTGAAAGGCCCGCCGGACGGCATTATCACCAGCGGTTCGCCGGACGTCAGAACCAAAGGCAAACCGGCGGCGCGCGCCGCAGGAAAAATCCCGGCGGAGGTGATACGGGCCGAACTGGAGGCGGAGCGGGCGAACCCTTCGCCACAGTACCCTGAAGCGCTGTTAATTGCCGTTCGCACGCTGGAGCGCGCGGCGATGTTAACCAGTATTCTGCTGCCTGGCGGAGGGTTAGTAAATGCCCTTGCCGGTGTGCTGACGGGAAACCAGGAAAAAGAACCGCCGCCCGATCCGGATGCGCCGAAGCCGGTTCCCTCGCCGGAAGGCCCTGTATGGGAGAGCGTGATTTCTCCGGTGGTGACCGCTAAGCACCCCTACGCCAGCCCGGCAGATCACGACACCATCGCGTGTGAAAAGTTACACATATTTTCCGACAGTAAGCTTTATCTGGCCGAAGGCTCGAAAAAGGTCTTTATCAACAGTCAGCCCGCCTGCCGCAACGACGACCGCAGCACCTGCGAGGCGAAAATAAAACACGGGCAGCAGGGGGCCAGGGTGCGTATCGGCGGGCCAACGGTCACGGTACGCGATATTCGCAGCGGCAAAAATGTGGTGGCCGCCTTTACAGGGGAAATCGTCGGGGCGTTTGCCGCGGGGAAGATTGCTTCCATTGGACGCATGTGCACGCGTTCGGTTGCCTGCATACTGGGCGGAGAGGTGGGCAGCGCGCTGCTGGGCTACGTTGCCGGGATGCTGGGCGAGGGGGCCGCGCGGATATTCAGCGAGGCGACCTCGCGCGGTTATCCGGTGCATATCCCCACCGGGGCAAAAATCCTGGCGGGCGAAGAGGAGTGCGATTTCACCCTCGACGGCCGGCTGCCGCTGGTCTGGCAGCGCCTCTACAACAGCCGCAACGCCGCCGCCGGGGCGCTGGGCCGGGGCTGGACGCTGCCGCACGAGTATTTCCTGACGCTGACGCCGGTGGCGGACGAGCCCGCGGCGACGGAGGTGACCTTCACCGACCGCAGCGGACGCGCCCTGGGGCTGGGGGCGCTGGTGCGCGGCCAGGGCGTGCACTACCCCGACGAGGGCTTCCGGCTCTGGCGCAGCCTGCAGGACGTCTACATGCTGGAGGACGACGACGGGCTTTACTCGGTGTTTGAGCCCGACCCGCAGGCGGCGGGGCGGCTGCGGCTGGCGCAGCAGCTTGACCGCCACGGTTACGCGCTGCTCTACCGCTACAACCACGCCGGCCAGCTCACCGCCATCCACGACGACGCTTACGAGGTCAGCCTGCGGCTGCACTGGCATCCGGCGCTGAACCGGCTCGCGGAGGTGTGGCTGCTGACCGACGATGGCGAGCGGCGGCTGGCGGGCTATGCGTATGACGCGGCGGGCAGCCTGGCGGCGGTCACCGACGCCGACGGGCGCGTCACCCGTCGCTTTGAGTACGACCCGGCGCACGGCTGCATGACCGCCCATCACTATGCGGGCGGGCTGAGCGCGCACTACCGCTGGCGACGGCTGCCGGTGTTCAACGCGCAGGTACAGGGGGAAGAGGAGGCGTGGTACGTTACGCAGCACTGGCTGGAAGAGCGCGGGCGGGCGCTGGAGCATTATGAATTTGACTACTGCCCGCAGGCGTATCAGGCCAGCGTGACGCGCCGCGACCGTGGCACCACCCACCACCGCTGGGACCGGCTGGGACAGATAACGGACTACACGGACGAGACGGGGCGCCCGCTGGACCTTTGA